The proteins below are encoded in one region of Ursus arctos isolate Adak ecotype North America unplaced genomic scaffold, UrsArc2.0 scaffold_24, whole genome shotgun sequence:
- the LOC113244625 gene encoding histone H3.3A, with translation MARTKQTARKSTGGKAPRKQLATKAARKSAPSTGGVKKPHRYRPGTVALREIRRYQKSTELLIRKLPFQRLVREIAQDFKTDLRFQSAAIGALQEASEAYLVGLFEDTNLCAIHAKRVTIMPKDIQLARRIRGERA, from the exons ATGGCCCGAACCAAGCAGACTGCCCGTAAATCCACGGGTGGGAAAGCGCCCCGCAAACAGCTGGCCACTAAAGCCGCCCGGAAAAGCGCCCCTTCTACCGGTGGGGTGAAAAAACCTCATCGCTACAG GCCCGGGACCGTAGCGCTTCGGGAGATCCGTCGTTACCAGAAATCCACCGAGCTTCTGATCCGGAAGCTGCCTTTCCAGAGGTTGGTGAGGGAAATCGCCCAGGATTTCAAAACCGATCTGAGGTTTCAGAGCGCCGCCATTGGCGCGCTTCAG GAGGCCAGTGAAGCGTACCTGGTGGGTTTATTTGAAGATACTAATCTGTGTGCCATCCACGCTAAGAGAGTCACCATCATGCCCAAAGACATCCAGTTGGCTCGCCGGATACGGGGAGAGAGAGCTTAA